From the Paludibacterium paludis genome, one window contains:
- a CDS encoding substrate-binding periplasmic protein, with protein sequence MRFISALLRATLQAGLLLLVASSLSRADNTVHIAFGETLAPYVIEETQSGLELEIVRAALKEEGLALKPSFYPQKRLPVLLGSSQVDGVALMTAALAPHAALSEVYVTYEDYAITLARRGITLHSISDMKPYTVAGFPLASHYFGAEYLALASNNPNYSEPSNQMDQNRLLYREAVDVVIADKRIFHYYDRQLIRQKLEKPADVTLHPLFDQVSYRIAFRDKALRDRFNRGLAAIAKKGIYRTISQRYP encoded by the coding sequence ATGCGGTTCATATCGGCACTTCTGCGCGCGACCTTGCAGGCCGGCTTGCTCCTGCTTGTGGCCTCGAGCCTCTCGCGCGCCGATAATACAGTGCACATCGCCTTCGGCGAGACCCTGGCGCCTTACGTGATCGAAGAAACCCAGTCCGGGCTGGAGCTCGAGATCGTGCGCGCCGCGCTGAAGGAAGAAGGCCTGGCGCTCAAACCTTCGTTTTACCCCCAAAAACGCTTGCCGGTACTGTTGGGCAGTTCGCAGGTTGACGGCGTAGCGTTGATGACAGCGGCACTGGCTCCCCATGCCGCACTGTCAGAGGTGTATGTGACGTACGAGGATTACGCCATCACCCTGGCGCGGCGTGGCATCACACTCCACAGCATTTCCGATATGAAGCCCTACACTGTGGCCGGTTTTCCGCTTGCCAGCCACTACTTCGGCGCCGAATACCTCGCACTGGCATCGAACAATCCCAATTATTCTGAACCGTCCAATCAAATGGACCAGAATCGTCTGCTCTACCGGGAAGCGGTTGATGTGGTGATCGCGGACAAGCGGATTTTCCATTACTATGACAGGCAACTTATCCGGCAGAAGCTGGAGAAGCCTGCCGACGTCACGCTGCACCCGTTGTTCGATCAGGTATCCTACCGGATAGCCTTTCGCGACAAGGCCCTTCGTGACCGCTTCAACCGGGGGCTCGCCGCCATCGCCAAAAAAGGCATATACCGGACAATTTCACAACGTTACCCCTGA
- a CDS encoding GGDEF domain-containing protein — protein sequence MLIIDLKTVYLMFVLASLVYAIGLIVSWFGDRAERSLLLFSLGPLFSGVGGAMIGHQKTMPLWLALGGGNLMICASYQAMIAGLALYAGKRPPWSILAAFNTAYFLFYCLYSEPEWFTLRVAVSGIAGGLLHLGIAWQFIHLKEAGSRITALCGAITAMCGALGNAWRAMTPVPQGIHSALDLGQPFAWNLVIIFFLDCLLLFVVLHLYHIRLRGKLTYLASFDVLTSLLNRRRFQEEVARLRLNGSSDSHAVLMIDIDHFKRINDTYGHISGDAVLKHFAATLRKKLRQHDIAARFGGEEFVVLLRDTDTELAYVIAERLRQDVEATGFSHGEKSLSYTISIGIAGFRPLRGEGHLEAIDLADRALYTAKRGGRNRSVVHGPGAELAAIA from the coding sequence ATGCTTATTATCGACCTAAAGACCGTTTACCTGATGTTTGTGCTGGCAAGCCTGGTCTACGCCATCGGGTTGATCGTCAGCTGGTTCGGGGATCGTGCGGAACGGTCATTGCTGCTGTTCAGCCTCGGCCCGCTGTTCAGTGGTGTTGGCGGGGCGATGATCGGCCATCAAAAAACCATGCCGCTCTGGCTGGCCCTGGGAGGCGGCAACCTGATGATCTGCGCGTCGTATCAGGCGATGATCGCCGGTCTGGCGCTGTATGCGGGAAAACGACCGCCTTGGAGCATCCTGGCTGCATTCAACACCGCGTATTTCCTGTTTTATTGCCTATACAGCGAGCCGGAATGGTTCACTTTACGCGTCGCGGTCAGCGGAATCGCCGGAGGACTGTTGCATCTGGGGATCGCTTGGCAATTCATCCACCTGAAAGAAGCGGGCAGCCGCATCACGGCGCTTTGCGGCGCGATAACGGCAATGTGCGGTGCTCTTGGCAATGCATGGCGGGCAATGACCCCTGTTCCCCAGGGAATTCACTCGGCTCTCGACCTGGGGCAACCATTCGCCTGGAATCTGGTCATTATTTTCTTTCTGGACTGCTTGCTGCTGTTCGTGGTGCTGCACCTGTACCATATCCGGCTGCGCGGCAAGCTGACCTATCTTGCCAGCTTCGACGTACTGACCTCGTTGCTCAACCGGCGGCGCTTCCAGGAGGAAGTCGCGCGGCTGCGGCTGAATGGATCCTCGGACAGCCATGCGGTGCTCATGATCGATATCGATCACTTCAAGCGTATCAACGATACCTACGGCCATATCTCCGGCGATGCCGTCCTGAAACATTTTGCCGCGACACTGCGCAAGAAACTGCGCCAACACGATATCGCCGCGCGCTTTGGCGGTGAAGAGTTCGTGGTGTTACTGCGGGACACCGATACGGAACTGGCCTATGTCATCGCGGAGCGCTTGCGACAGGATGTCGAGGCCACAGGTTTTTCTCATGGGGAAAAGTCGCTCAGTTACACCATAAGCATCGGAATCGCCGGGTTCCGGCCACTCCGGGGCGAA